In a genomic window of Roseiflexus castenholzii DSM 13941:
- a CDS encoding Rab family GTPase, whose product MNQIAKVCLIGDFAVGKTSLIRRFTESRFSESYLSTIGIRVSRKILQMPDAYPSTLTLMIWDTAGSEPFTTIVRSYYRGARGAALVCDITRAETVTALLRYAEEFHAVNPDVPLIMIANKIDLRSERMVSDEQLGEIAAMLDAPLFFTSARTGENVEEAFRALGLSIIVKERVV is encoded by the coding sequence ATGAACCAGATAGCCAAAGTATGCCTGATCGGAGACTTCGCCGTCGGCAAAACCAGCCTGATCCGCCGGTTTACCGAGAGCCGATTCAGCGAATCCTATCTTAGCACAATCGGTATCCGCGTCAGTCGCAAAATCCTCCAGATGCCGGACGCATATCCATCGACGCTGACCCTGATGATCTGGGATACGGCGGGGAGCGAACCGTTTACGACGATTGTACGGTCGTATTATCGAGGCGCCCGCGGCGCAGCATTGGTATGCGATATAACTCGTGCAGAAACGGTGACCGCGCTTCTGCGCTACGCAGAAGAGTTTCATGCAGTCAATCCAGATGTGCCACTGATCATGATAGCGAATAAGATCGATCTGCGCAGCGAACGCATGGTATCAGACGAGCAGCTCGGCGAAATAGCCGCGATGCTCGATGCGCCCCTCTTCTTCACCAGCGCCAGAACGGGTGAGAATGTCGAGGAAGCGTTTCGGGCGCTTGGTCTATCGATTATCGTGAAAGAGAGAGTAGTATGA
- a CDS encoding HD domain-containing phosphohydrolase, with protein sequence MDATSTILIADDDPGARLVLQRLLTREGHRVLMAQNGAEALRQSIEYTPDLLLLDVLMPEIDGFEVCRQLRNHTRLREIPILLITSLGDQQSRVEGLSAGANGFITKPFDMAELLAHVRTITRLNRYRRLLSEQERFQRLIELSPEGIAIINEESRLLLVNPALVALLEAPSAGYLLGDTLLNYLHIAGLDRYRAGIRALMQETQQVWRIELDLISVNGHATPAEISLGRFRDQNGAFAQVIIRDISERKRAEAQIYRQVSRLTSLHTIGVAITASLELPATLAILLDRLIEELHVDAASVLLFNPRTTMLETACNRGLPRDLAEVAICAEEGLAGMAFRSRQTVSLATFPSEMLISPRDQMLAAAFATYFAVPLQARDEIKGVLEILQRASFTPDEHWWTFLEALAMQAAIAIDTSSLFEDLRRTHAELKQSYDATIAGWSRALDLRDRETEGHSERVTELTLRLARWMGIPEDQMEHIRRGALLHDIGKMGVPDHILLKPGPLSVDEWAIMRQHPVYAFRWLSAIPFLQPALDIPYAHHERWDGSGYPRGLRGEQIPLAARIFAVVDVWDALRSDRPYRSAWTEEQTIAYLRSLASTHFDPAVVAAFLDMIGQGRRE encoded by the coding sequence ATGGATGCGACCAGCACCATCTTGATCGCCGATGACGATCCGGGCGCGCGCCTTGTTCTACAACGACTGTTGACGCGCGAGGGTCATCGGGTGCTGATGGCTCAGAACGGCGCCGAGGCACTGCGTCAGTCGATCGAATATACGCCAGATTTGCTGCTTCTAGATGTATTGATGCCGGAGATCGACGGTTTTGAGGTTTGTCGGCAATTACGCAATCATACACGGCTCCGCGAGATCCCCATTCTTTTGATCACGTCGCTTGGCGATCAGCAGTCACGTGTGGAGGGGTTGAGCGCGGGCGCTAATGGATTCATCACCAAGCCGTTCGACATGGCGGAACTGCTGGCGCATGTGCGCACCATCACCCGTCTCAACCGCTATCGCCGTTTATTGTCAGAACAGGAGCGGTTCCAGCGTCTGATCGAACTTTCACCGGAAGGCATCGCTATCATCAATGAGGAAAGCCGATTGCTGCTCGTGAACCCTGCGCTGGTCGCGCTGCTCGAAGCTCCGTCTGCCGGGTATCTCCTGGGTGACACATTGCTCAACTATCTGCATATTGCTGGGCTTGATCGCTATCGGGCGGGCATCAGAGCGCTCATGCAAGAGACGCAGCAGGTCTGGCGCATTGAACTCGATCTGATCAGCGTCAACGGTCACGCTACTCCCGCCGAAATCAGTCTGGGACGTTTTCGCGACCAGAATGGCGCATTTGCTCAGGTGATCATCCGCGATATTTCGGAACGTAAACGCGCCGAGGCACAGATCTATCGGCAGGTCAGCCGACTGACCAGTCTGCATACCATCGGCGTCGCTATTACAGCAAGCCTGGAGCTTCCGGCAACGCTGGCGATCCTGCTGGATCGCCTGATTGAGGAGTTGCACGTCGATGCAGCGAGTGTGCTATTGTTCAACCCACGCACCACAATGCTCGAAACAGCCTGCAACCGGGGGCTGCCGCGCGATCTTGCCGAGGTGGCGATCTGCGCTGAGGAAGGACTGGCTGGCATGGCGTTTCGTTCGCGTCAAACGGTCTCGCTCGCAACCTTTCCTTCCGAGATGCTGATCAGTCCACGTGATCAAATGCTGGCTGCGGCATTTGCAACATACTTTGCCGTACCCTTGCAGGCGCGCGACGAAATCAAAGGCGTGCTCGAAATCTTGCAGCGCGCCTCGTTTACGCCCGACGAGCATTGGTGGACATTTCTCGAAGCGCTGGCGATGCAGGCGGCGATTGCTATCGATACATCTTCGCTCTTCGAAGATTTGCGACGCACACACGCAGAATTGAAGCAATCCTACGATGCAACGATTGCCGGCTGGTCGCGCGCGCTGGATTTGCGCGACCGTGAAACGGAAGGGCATAGCGAACGTGTAACAGAGCTAACCCTGCGGCTGGCGCGTTGGATGGGCATTCCTGAGGATCAGATGGAACATATCCGGCGCGGCGCGCTCCTTCACGATATTGGCAAGATGGGCGTTCCCGATCATATTTTGCTTAAGCCAGGCCCGCTGAGTGTCGATGAATGGGCGATCATGCGCCAGCATCCGGTCTATGCGTTTCGCTGGCTCTCGGCGATTCCCTTTCTGCAACCTGCGCTCGATATTCCCTATGCCCATCACGAACGATGGGATGGCAGCGGTTACCCGCGCGGATTGCGTGGTGAACAGATCCCACTTGCCGCGCGTATCTTTGCGGTCGTCGATGTGTGGGACGCGCTGCGCTCTGATCGACCGTATCGTTCAGCCTGGACAGAAGAACAGACGATCGCATACCTCCGCTCCCTGGCCAGTACGCATTTCGATCCGGCCGTGGTGGCTGCATTTCTTGACATGATCGGGCAGGGGCGCAGGGAGTAG
- a CDS encoding class I SAM-dependent methyltransferase, which translates to MSDYDAIARFYDADHSGFADDLPFYRELARRTGGRVLDVMCGSGRLLVPLAQAGMRVTGIDASAAMIERARMRVAATGVAPRIALYHGDVRSAVPDGPYHLAIVALNSFMHLTTTADQLAVLANIHRALHPDGLLAIDVFNPHARNLAGCDGELALDRTFRTDDGAFVCKFVAQRADMAQQINYVTFVYDELDGNGSVRRTVHPMTLRWFYRYELEHLLERIGFVVEAIYGSYDLDPFVTGSDIMLTVARRRG; encoded by the coding sequence ATGAGCGATTACGACGCTATCGCGCGCTTTTACGACGCCGATCATAGCGGATTTGCCGATGATCTCCCCTTCTACCGCGAATTGGCGCGTCGCACTGGCGGGCGTGTTCTTGACGTAATGTGCGGCAGCGGTCGCCTGCTGGTTCCGCTGGCGCAAGCCGGCATGCGCGTCACCGGCATCGATGCGTCGGCGGCGATGATTGAACGAGCGCGGATGCGCGTTGCGGCGACCGGTGTTGCTCCGCGTATCGCCCTGTATCACGGTGATGTGCGGTCCGCCGTGCCCGACGGTCCGTACCATCTGGCGATCGTGGCGCTCAACAGTTTCATGCATCTGACGACCACTGCAGATCAGTTGGCTGTGCTTGCCAACATCCACCGTGCCCTCCATCCCGATGGACTGCTGGCGATCGATGTGTTCAATCCGCACGCGCGCAACCTTGCCGGGTGCGACGGAGAACTGGCGCTGGATCGAACCTTCCGCACAGACGATGGCGCGTTCGTCTGCAAGTTCGTGGCGCAGCGAGCAGACATGGCGCAGCAGATCAACTATGTCACCTTTGTGTACGATGAACTTGATGGGAATGGCAGCGTGCGCCGCACCGTGCATCCTATGACATTGCGCTGGTTCTACCGCTACGAACTCGAACACCTGCTTGAACGCATCGGTTTTGTCGTTGAGGCGATCTACGGCTCGTATGACCTCGACCCGTTCGTGACAGGAAGTGACATTATGCTGACAGTCGCGCGGCGACGAGGGTGA